In one window of Pseudomonas benzenivorans DNA:
- the plsB gene encoding glycerol-3-phosphate 1-O-acyltransferase PlsB — protein sequence MTRSPFRRLVFGTLHRLLYLWVRSETINQSAFSLRLDRSKPVFYVLQLPSLSDLAVVDSECRKAGLPRPVLPVKLGGQEEPAAFFYLTPEPDWLGRQDKRGSSPTLARLVAALSQQAVADVQIVPVSVFWGQSPDRETSPWKLLFADSWAVTGRLRRLVSILMLGRKTRVQFSTPIQLRELVAQDKGHERTLRMVQRMLRVHFRQQKAAVIGPDLSHRRNLVKGLVHGPLVRQAIAEQAEREQIALEKAEAQALRYGNEIASDYAYTAIRFLELVLSWFWNKIYDGIRVNHIEGVQDIAQGHEVIYVPCHRSHIDYLLLSYLLFRNGLTPPHIAAGINLNMPIIGSLLRRGGAFFMRRSFKGNPLYTAVFNEYLHSLFSKGFPVEYFVEGGRSRTGRMLQPKTGMLAITLRSFLRNHRLPVVFVPVYIGYERVLEGRTYLGELRGASKKKESVFDIFKVLGALKQRFGQVWVNFGEPLKLAEFLDQQQPDWREQDHGAQFRPAWLNQATNRLGARVAQRLNEAAAVNPVNLVALALLSTSKLALDEPALARVLDLYLALLRAVPYSPHCTLPEGDGQALIDYVKAMDLLAEQRDALGKILYLDEHNAVLMTYYRNNVLHIFALPALLASFFQSSARISREQILRFTRALYPYLQAELFIRWDVDALEAVVDQWLAAFVEQGLLKVEGDAYVRPAPSSRQFVLLTLLSRAIAQTLQRFYMAIALLLNAGQNVISAEELEDLCTVMAQRLSILHGLNAPEFFDKSLFRHFIQTLQEQGVLRQDEAGKLGHHPQLGALVEGAARRVLPAELRLSIRQVAMDQGEEALEAV from the coding sequence ATGACCCGCTCCCCGTTCCGCCGCCTCGTGTTCGGCACCCTGCACCGCCTGCTGTACCTCTGGGTACGCTCGGAAACCATCAACCAGTCCGCCTTCAGCCTCAGGCTCGACCGCAGCAAGCCGGTGTTCTATGTGCTGCAACTGCCGTCGCTGAGCGACCTGGCGGTGGTCGACAGCGAGTGCCGCAAGGCCGGTCTGCCGCGCCCGGTGCTGCCGGTCAAGCTGGGCGGGCAGGAAGAGCCGGCGGCCTTCTTCTACCTGACCCCGGAGCCGGACTGGCTCGGCCGCCAGGACAAGCGCGGCAGCTCGCCGACCCTCGCGCGGCTGGTCGCGGCCCTGAGCCAGCAGGCCGTGGCGGATGTGCAGATCGTGCCGGTCAGCGTGTTCTGGGGGCAGTCGCCGGACCGCGAGACCAGCCCCTGGAAGCTGCTGTTCGCCGACAGCTGGGCGGTCACCGGGCGCCTGCGCCGGCTGGTCAGCATCCTCATGCTCGGACGCAAGACCCGGGTGCAGTTCTCCACCCCCATCCAGCTGCGCGAACTGGTGGCGCAGGACAAGGGCCACGAACGCACCCTGCGCATGGTCCAACGCATGCTGCGGGTGCATTTCCGCCAGCAGAAGGCCGCGGTGATCGGCCCGGACCTGTCGCACCGGCGCAACCTGGTCAAGGGCCTGGTACATGGCCCGCTGGTGCGCCAGGCGATCGCCGAGCAGGCCGAGCGGGAGCAGATCGCGCTGGAAAAGGCCGAGGCCCAGGCGCTGCGCTACGGCAATGAGATCGCCTCGGACTACGCCTACACGGCGATCCGCTTCCTCGAACTGGTCTTGAGCTGGTTCTGGAACAAGATCTACGACGGCATCCGGGTCAACCATATCGAAGGGGTGCAGGACATCGCCCAGGGCCACGAGGTGATCTACGTGCCCTGCCACCGCAGCCATATCGACTACCTGCTGCTGTCCTACCTGCTGTTTCGCAACGGCCTGACGCCGCCGCATATCGCCGCCGGCATCAACCTCAACATGCCGATCATCGGCAGCCTGCTGCGCCGCGGCGGCGCCTTCTTCATGCGCCGCAGCTTCAAGGGCAACCCGCTGTACACCGCGGTGTTCAACGAATACCTGCACAGCCTGTTCAGCAAGGGCTTCCCGGTCGAGTACTTCGTCGAGGGCGGGCGCTCGCGCACCGGGCGCATGCTCCAGCCCAAGACCGGCATGCTGGCCATCACCCTGCGCAGCTTCCTGCGCAACCACCGCCTGCCGGTGGTGTTCGTGCCGGTGTATATCGGCTATGAAAGAGTCCTCGAAGGCCGCACCTACCTGGGCGAGCTGCGCGGGGCGAGCAAGAAGAAGGAGTCGGTCTTCGACATCTTCAAGGTCCTGGGCGCGCTCAAGCAGCGCTTCGGCCAGGTCTGGGTGAACTTCGGCGAGCCGCTCAAGCTGGCCGAGTTCCTCGACCAGCAGCAGCCGGACTGGCGCGAGCAGGACCATGGCGCGCAGTTCCGCCCGGCCTGGCTGAACCAGGCCACCAACCGCCTGGGCGCGCGGGTGGCACAGCGGCTCAACGAGGCGGCGGCGGTCAACCCGGTCAACCTGGTGGCCCTGGCGTTGCTGTCCACCAGCAAGCTGGCCCTGGACGAACCCGCCCTGGCGCGGGTGCTGGACCTCTACCTGGCGCTGCTGCGCGCCGTGCCCTACTCGCCGCACTGCACCCTGCCGGAGGGCGATGGCCAGGCGCTGATCGACTACGTCAAGGCCATGGACCTGCTCGCCGAACAGCGCGATGCCCTGGGCAAGATCCTCTACCTGGACGAGCACAACGCGGTGCTGATGACCTACTACCGCAACAACGTGCTGCACATCTTCGCCCTGCCGGCCTTGCTGGCGAGCTTCTTCCAGAGCAGCGCGCGGATCAGCCGCGAGCAGATCCTGCGCTTCACCCGCGCCCTCTACCCCTACCTGCAGGCCGAGCTGTTTATCCGCTGGGATGTCGACGCGCTCGAGGCCGTGGTGGACCAGTGGCTGGCGGCCTTCGTCGAGCAGGGCCTGCTCAAGGTCGAGGGCGACGCCTATGTGCGTCCGGCGCCGAGTTCGCGCCAGTTCGTCCTGCTGACCCTGCTCTCGCGGGCCATCGCCCAGACCCTGCAGCGCTTCTACATGGCCATCGCCCTGCTGCTCAACGCCGGGCAGAACGTCATCAGTGCCGAGGAGCTGGAGGACCTGTGCACGGTGATGGCCCAGCGCCTGTCGATCCTCCACGGCCTCAATGCCCCGGAGTTCTTCGACAAGAGCCTGTTCCGCCACTTCATCCAGACCCTGCAGGAGCAGGGCGTGCTGCGCCAGGACGAGGCCGGCAAGCTCGGCCATCACCCCCAGCTCGGTGCCCTAGTCGAGGGTGCGGCCAGGCGCGTGCTGCCGGCCGAACTGCGTCTGTCGATCCGCCAGGTGGCGATGGACCAGGGCGAGGAGGCCCTGGAGGCCGTCTGA
- a CDS encoding gamma-glutamyl-gamma-aminobutyrate hydrolase family protein encodes MAERPRVGVTGNPRRWSPSWWSTRWALRLVGADAERISVAHAPSGMPLSALIIGGGDDVGPEHYGGDIAAKVRSDPARDKLEMRWIEQALEQGIPLLGICRGAQLINVVLGGNLHQDIRPMRVRTYNRPGLLPTKQVQVDGHSHLSRVCARHRLRVNSLHHQAVRDPGEGLRAVAWDLDNIVQAVEAEDGRPIIGVQWHPEYLFYLPAQLALFRWLTRVAS; translated from the coding sequence ATGGCTGAACGACCGCGGGTGGGGGTGACCGGCAACCCGCGGCGTTGGTCGCCCTCCTGGTGGTCGACGCGCTGGGCGCTGCGTCTGGTCGGTGCCGATGCCGAGCGCATCAGCGTGGCTCATGCTCCCAGCGGCATGCCGCTGAGCGCGCTGATCATCGGCGGCGGTGACGATGTCGGCCCGGAGCATTATGGCGGCGACATCGCGGCCAAGGTGCGCAGCGACCCCGCGCGCGACAAGCTGGAGATGCGCTGGATCGAACAGGCGCTGGAGCAGGGGATTCCGCTGCTGGGCATCTGCCGCGGCGCCCAGCTGATCAACGTGGTGCTGGGGGGCAATCTGCACCAGGACATCCGGCCGATGCGCGTGCGCACCTACAACCGGCCGGGCCTGTTGCCGACCAAGCAGGTGCAGGTCGACGGCCACTCCCATCTGTCGCGGGTCTGTGCGCGGCACCGCCTGCGCGTCAACAGCCTGCATCACCAGGCCGTCCGCGATCCGGGGGAGGGGCTGCGGGCCGTCGCCTGGGATCTGGACAACATCGTCCAGGCCGTGGAGGCCGAGGATGGCCGACCCATCATCGGGGTGCAGTGGCACCCCGAGTATCTGTTCTACCTGCCGGCGCAGTTGGCCCTGTTCCGCTGGCTGACCCGCGTCGCGTCCTGA